A genomic region of Dyella humicola contains the following coding sequences:
- the fliS gene encoding flagellar export chaperone FliS yields MSYGYMRNASAAYQDTSARGSVEGADRHQLTTMLYDGMVDRINQARGAMRRGDVPAKGTHFARAFAILGELRGSLDHEAGGALATRLDSLYDYIARRLLQAQLNDDERALDEVIELINPVRDAWRQIRDTYLATQVGAGTAA; encoded by the coding sequence ATGAGCTACGGATACATGCGCAACGCCAGCGCAGCCTACCAGGACACCAGTGCACGCGGCAGCGTCGAAGGTGCCGACCGCCACCAGCTGACCACCATGCTGTACGACGGCATGGTCGACCGCATCAATCAGGCACGTGGCGCCATGCGTCGAGGCGATGTTCCCGCCAAGGGCACGCATTTCGCGCGCGCATTCGCCATCCTGGGCGAGTTGCGTGGCAGCCTCGATCATGAGGCCGGCGGCGCGTTGGCCACGCGTCTGGATTCTCTCTACGACTACATCGCCCGCCGCCTGTTGCAAGCCCAGCTCAACGATGACGAACGGGCGCTGGACGAAGTCATCGAGCTGATCAACCCCGTGCGCGATGCGTGGCGTCAAATACGTGACACCTACCTTGCAACACAGGTCGGCGCTGGTACGGCGGCATGA
- the fliD gene encoding flagellar filament capping protein FliD encodes MTTSSATSGSSLSSLLSQLTSNTSTGSGSSSSSSSSSSSSSSAAGGTITSLGIGSGLDVNSIVTALVNARQAAPQQQITDRTNQINSTLGGLNSLSSVLSQLQSSLATLTSINTFSSYNATLTPTGGSASIGAATTMSSAQPGTYTVAVSQLATAQQRASGTFASTAAVGAGTLNVTVGSNTMKISVSATNSLSDIASAINGSSSNPGVTATIINGVNGQQLMLSSSKTGVANAFSVSASSDSGSGLQSLATTLNTAGSNEAVDAKLTINGITVDSATNTVSGAMDGVTLNLTSTGTNTLTVSRDNTAAQSAIQGFVTAYNSYVSTASSLSSFDSTSGSAGILLGDTTLTSVQRQISSVLSNAVKGNSIGTLANLGITRQADGTLSVDSTKLNAALSTNTSAVQNLFNGTGGYATKLSTALTAYTSSNGVIGTRVTSLNGQLTQLGTQQTALNNRMATYQKQLQSQYTTLDTMMSQLNNTSSYLTTALAQLTNSNSSKN; translated from the coding sequence ATGACCACGTCCAGCGCTACGTCCGGCAGCAGCTTGAGTTCGCTGCTCAGCCAGCTCACCAGCAACACCAGCACCGGTTCCGGCAGTTCGTCCAGTAGCTCTTCCAGCAGTTCGTCCTCAAGCAGCGCGGCTGGCGGCACGATCACCTCGCTGGGTATCGGCTCGGGTCTGGACGTCAATTCCATCGTCACTGCACTGGTCAATGCACGCCAGGCGGCACCGCAACAGCAGATCACCGATCGGACGAACCAGATCAACAGCACCCTGGGCGGACTCAATTCGCTCAGCTCGGTGCTGAGCCAGTTGCAGAGTTCGCTGGCCACGCTGACGTCGATCAATACGTTCAGCAGCTACAACGCCACGCTGACACCGACCGGTGGCAGCGCGAGCATTGGCGCCGCGACGACGATGTCCAGTGCGCAGCCGGGAACGTACACCGTTGCGGTGAGCCAACTGGCCACGGCGCAGCAGCGTGCGAGCGGCACATTCGCGTCCACGGCTGCAGTCGGCGCCGGGACGCTGAATGTCACCGTCGGTTCGAACACGATGAAGATCAGCGTGTCCGCCACCAACAGCTTGTCGGACATTGCCTCGGCCATCAATGGTTCGTCCTCGAACCCGGGCGTGACCGCCACGATCATCAATGGCGTGAATGGCCAGCAGTTGATGCTCAGCTCGAGCAAGACTGGCGTGGCCAATGCTTTTTCGGTGAGCGCGAGCAGCGACAGTGGCAGCGGTCTTCAGTCCCTCGCCACGACACTCAATACGGCAGGCAGCAATGAGGCGGTCGATGCAAAGCTGACGATCAACGGCATCACCGTCGACAGCGCGACGAATACCGTGTCGGGAGCGATGGATGGCGTCACCCTCAACCTGACCTCCACCGGCACCAATACCCTGACGGTGTCGCGGGACAATACGGCGGCCCAAAGCGCGATTCAGGGCTTCGTCACGGCGTACAACAGCTATGTGAGCACGGCGTCTTCGCTGTCCAGCTTCGACAGCACCAGCGGCTCGGCCGGCATTTTGCTTGGCGACACCACGTTGACGTCGGTGCAGCGCCAGATCTCGTCGGTGCTGAGCAACGCGGTCAAGGGCAACAGCATCGGTACGCTCGCCAATCTGGGCATTACCCGGCAGGCGGATGGTACGTTGAGCGTCGATTCGACGAAGCTGAATGCCGCTTTGTCCACCAATACCAGCGCCGTGCAGAATTTGTTCAATGGCACCGGCGGATACGCGACCAAATTAAGCACGGCGCTCACTGCTTATACGTCGAGCAATGGCGTCATCGGTACACGGGTTACCAGCCTCAATGGCCAGTTGACCCAGCTCGGTACTCAGCAGACCGCACTGAATAACCGCATGGCGACGTATCAGAAACAGCTGCAATCTCAGTACACCACGCTGGACACCATGATGTCCCAGCTCAACAACACCAGCAGCTACCTGACCACGGCGCTTGCGCAGCTGACCAACTCGAACAGCTCGAAGAACTAA
- a CDS encoding flagellar protein FliT, which yields MLASARAGAWDEVTSQSAERDRLLRLLPLSGTSALDTMTTLLAHNEEVKTLVAKARDDLGEALGQHQHSHRALNAYLHAAID from the coding sequence ATGTTGGCGTCAGCCCGCGCAGGTGCCTGGGATGAGGTGACGTCACAGAGCGCCGAGCGCGATCGCTTGCTTCGCCTATTGCCACTATCAGGCACGTCCGCGCTGGATACGATGACGACCTTGTTGGCACACAACGAGGAGGTCAAGACCCTGGTGGCCAAGGCGCGCGATGATCTTGGTGAGGCGCTTGGTCAGCACCAGCATTCGCACCGGGCCCTCAATGCCTATCTGCATGCCGCGATCGATTGA
- a CDS encoding flagellin: MSLVINTNISSLMAQNNLTKSQSALSSATQRLSSGLKINSAADNAAGFAISQRYTTQIGGLNQASANASDAINLAQTAGSALDQVTANLQAIRDLAVQSANGTYTSTDRASIDQEVQQRLAEITRIANQTTFNGSNVLDGSMKTKSFQIGASVGQTISVSLGTSVKASAVGQVAEVSTGSINTGTGFTLASGALTVNVGGAGAVSVAAGTYKSVSGLASAINTAAGSNIAAVDATTGELKITGPAGGVAFGGAAQLALGITANVAAAGTGASTAAVASTGDPSNETLTINGTKVSLAGAQSLQDVSDAVNAAGIAGVSAAVNGNGNGLNFYSSSALTISDTVGTTNVAGPIIAGNAKDANTGLAYVAGNAASTGGSLATGNVQSVDSANDLISRVDVALQTVSNFAAQLGAVQNRFQSTISTVAAQTTNLQASQSTIRDADFAAETANMSKANVLQQAGISVLAQANSNPQQVLKLLQ; the protein is encoded by the coding sequence ATGTCTCTCGTTATCAATACCAACATCTCGTCGCTGATGGCGCAGAACAACCTGACCAAGTCGCAGAGTGCCTTGTCGTCGGCTACTCAGCGCCTGTCGTCGGGCCTGAAGATCAACAGCGCGGCCGACAACGCCGCCGGCTTTGCCATTTCGCAGCGCTATACCACGCAGATCGGCGGCCTGAACCAGGCCAGCGCGAACGCCAGCGACGCCATCAACCTGGCCCAGACCGCCGGTTCCGCACTGGACCAGGTCACCGCCAACCTGCAGGCGATCCGCGACCTGGCCGTGCAGTCGGCCAACGGCACCTATACAAGCACCGACCGCGCCTCGATCGACCAGGAAGTGCAGCAGCGCCTGGCGGAAATCACCCGTATCGCCAACCAGACCACGTTCAATGGTTCGAACGTGCTGGACGGCTCGATGAAGACCAAGAGCTTCCAGATCGGCGCCTCCGTCGGTCAGACCATCAGCGTGAGCCTGGGCACCAGCGTCAAGGCCAGTGCCGTGGGCCAGGTGGCGGAAGTGTCGACGGGCAGCATCAACACCGGCACCGGCTTTACGCTGGCTTCCGGCGCCTTGACGGTGAACGTCGGCGGTGCGGGTGCAGTCAGCGTCGCAGCGGGCACCTACAAGTCGGTGTCCGGTCTGGCGTCCGCGATCAACACGGCGGCCGGCAGCAATATCGCCGCCGTGGACGCCACTACGGGCGAGCTCAAGATCACCGGTCCCGCGGGTGGTGTCGCGTTCGGTGGCGCCGCTCAGCTTGCCTTGGGCATCACGGCGAACGTTGCCGCTGCTGGCACGGGTGCGTCGACTGCGGCTGTCGCCTCCACCGGTGATCCGTCCAACGAGACCCTCACGATCAACGGTACGAAGGTCAGCCTGGCCGGTGCGCAGAGCCTGCAGGACGTGTCCGACGCCGTCAACGCTGCGGGTATCGCGGGCGTCAGCGCCGCGGTGAACGGCAACGGCAACGGACTGAATTTCTACTCGTCGTCCGCACTGACCATCAGTGACACCGTGGGCACCACGAACGTGGCTGGCCCCATCATTGCTGGCAACGCGAAGGACGCCAACACGGGTCTGGCTTATGTTGCCGGTAATGCAGCCTCCACCGGCGGTTCGCTGGCGACGGGCAACGTGCAGTCGGTGGACAGTGCGAACGACCTGATCTCGCGCGTTGACGTGGCCTTGCAGACGGTCAGCAACTTCGCCGCTCAGCTGGGCGCGGTGCAGAACCGCTTCCAGTCCACCATCTCGACGGTGGCGGCGCAGACCACCAACCTGCAGGCCTCGCAGTCGACCATCCGCGACGCAGACTTCGCGGCCGAAACGGCGAACATGAGCAAGGCCAACGTGTTGCAGCAGGCGGGTATCTCGGTGCTGGCCCAGGCCAACTCCAACCCGCAGCAGGTGCTGAAGCTGTTGCAGTAA